From Bacillota bacterium, the proteins below share one genomic window:
- a CDS encoding DUF2877 domain-containing protein, whose protein sequence is MDFVAETAGRGVGNILRGAGQVIGIYDQVVNIELATGFCLSLVSKKIDLAPNRILLAGLDCIHRQVKPGDMVRVGSHQLWHTRFSIAWAAPPSQESIELTPLLASLGTLEKELRTGTGACRSYFSDSVGSFIDNQVAVEAKNLAAGSDGESLLGLGAGLTPAGDDVLVGYLGACNQLGLEPGVANGFVGKAFLVTGSLSATAIYFASQGQVQERLSAVIQALSGSQSELTINARTLMQVGSSSGSDMLLGVYLALVKYFNQIGSEIA, encoded by the coding sequence ATGGATTTTGTGGCTGAAACTGCAGGGAGAGGGGTAGGTAATATCTTGCGGGGAGCTGGCCAAGTTATCGGAATTTATGATCAGGTAGTTAACATCGAGCTTGCCACCGGATTCTGTCTCAGCCTTGTAAGCAAAAAAATAGATCTGGCTCCTAACCGGATTTTGCTGGCCGGCCTGGATTGCATCCACCGACAAGTGAAACCTGGCGATATGGTGCGAGTTGGCAGCCATCAACTTTGGCACACCCGGTTCAGCATCGCCTGGGCAGCGCCGCCATCACAAGAATCCATTGAGCTTACCCCATTGTTAGCTAGTCTTGGGACCCTGGAAAAAGAGTTACGAACGGGAACAGGTGCCTGCCGCAGCTATTTTTCCGACAGCGTCGGGTCATTTATCGATAATCAGGTCGCAGTGGAAGCGAAGAATCTGGCTGCCGGTTCCGACGGGGAGAGTTTGCTGGGCCTGGGCGCTGGCCTTACCCCCGCAGGTGACGACGTTCTTGTTGGCTACTTGGGCGCCTGCAATCAATTGGGTTTGGAGCCTGGTGTCGCTAACGGTTTTGTTGGCAAAGCCTTCCTGGTCACCGGTTCGCTCAGTGCAACCGCCATTTATTTTGCCAGCCAAGGCCAGGTTCAGGAACGGTTGAGTGCAGTAATTCAGGCGCTGTCAGGGTCACAATCTGAGTTGACAATCAACGCAAGGACTTTGATGCAGGTAGGTAGTAGCTCTGGCAGTGATATGTTGCTGGGAGTATATCTGGCTCTTGTCAAGTATTTTAATCAGATTGGGAGTGAAATTGCATGA
- the fdrA gene encoding acyl-CoA synthetase FdrA — MTEKVLVRPNAYYDSATLMSVAQKVKSEQGVDEAVAVMATEANKELLANVGMLSQEAGAATTRDLVLAVRGDSQEAIEAAFQMIEAELAGAKEEIAKEKAPRSLAEALEQKPDANLVVISVAGQFAAREARKALEAGLNVMLFSDNVPLEAEIELKTLAAEKGLLMMGPDCGTALIGGAPLAFANVVRRGKIGIVAAAGTGLQEVSTLIHRLGGGVSHGIGTGGRDVKASVGGRQLLFGIQALEADSATEVIVVTGKPPAPDVEVKLLDLIKTCKKPVIVNLLGGDAEATAAVGATFAPTLEEAAQLAVQATGLSGKLPIVGSGTPHIDFAPNQRWLRGLFTGGTLCYEAQLVLAKKLGPVYSNTPLKPELAADDFAGSRHIVLDLGDDQFTSGRPHPMIEPSIRGEWLTKVAADPEIAVVLMDFVLGYGAHREPVASIADEIQAAQTQAAERGGNLMIIASVTGTNEDPQILDRQVAELEALGVIVLPSNRRAVEQAALVLRNLEGRQN; from the coding sequence ATGACAGAAAAGGTGCTGGTCAGGCCGAACGCTTATTATGATTCTGCAACGTTGATGTCTGTTGCGCAAAAGGTGAAGAGCGAACAGGGTGTCGACGAGGCCGTGGCTGTAATGGCCACTGAAGCAAACAAAGAGTTATTGGCGAATGTAGGAATGCTCAGTCAGGAGGCTGGTGCCGCCACAACCCGGGATCTGGTCTTGGCTGTTCGTGGTGATAGTCAGGAGGCGATCGAAGCCGCCTTTCAAATGATAGAGGCAGAGTTGGCCGGTGCCAAAGAGGAAATAGCGAAAGAAAAAGCACCCCGCTCTCTGGCGGAGGCGTTGGAACAGAAGCCTGATGCTAACTTGGTTGTAATTTCTGTAGCCGGTCAGTTTGCAGCCCGGGAGGCCCGCAAAGCTCTGGAGGCAGGACTCAATGTAATGTTATTCAGTGATAACGTGCCGCTGGAAGCCGAGATTGAACTGAAAACGCTTGCAGCTGAAAAAGGTCTATTGATGATGGGCCCCGATTGCGGTACCGCACTGATTGGCGGTGCGCCTTTGGCCTTCGCCAATGTGGTGCGGAGAGGGAAAATTGGGATTGTAGCTGCCGCCGGTACTGGCCTCCAGGAGGTAAGCACTTTGATTCATCGCCTTGGCGGCGGTGTCAGCCATGGTATTGGCACCGGCGGACGGGACGTCAAGGCTTCCGTGGGAGGCAGGCAATTACTCTTTGGCATTCAGGCTTTGGAAGCGGATTCGGCCACTGAAGTGATTGTTGTGACCGGTAAACCGCCGGCGCCAGACGTGGAAGTTAAATTGCTTGATCTGATAAAAACGTGCAAAAAGCCTGTGATTGTGAACCTTTTGGGGGGTGATGCGGAGGCAACTGCCGCGGTCGGCGCCACATTTGCCCCCACACTGGAGGAGGCAGCTCAGTTGGCTGTTCAGGCCACTGGACTGAGCGGTAAATTGCCAATCGTGGGAAGCGGAACCCCACACATTGATTTTGCGCCCAACCAACGATGGTTACGGGGCTTGTTTACCGGCGGCACCCTTTGTTATGAGGCCCAACTGGTATTGGCCAAGAAGCTGGGCCCGGTTTACTCAAATACACCGCTTAAACCTGAGCTAGCGGCGGATGACTTTGCTGGTTCTCGGCACATTGTGTTGGACCTGGGTGATGATCAGTTTACCAGTGGACGCCCCCACCCAATGATCGAGCCTTCTATTCGCGGCGAGTGGCTGACAAAGGTGGCCGCTGACCCGGAGATCGCTGTAGTATTGATGGATTTTGTCCTCGGTTATGGTGCCCATCGGGAACCGGTTGCGTCAATTGCGGACGAGATACAAGCTGCCCAGACGCAGGCTGCGGAACGGGGAGGCAATTTGATGATCATCGCTTCTGTAACAGGGACCAATGAAGACCCTCAGATTCTGGACAGACAGGTAGCGGAACTCGAAGCGTTGGGAGTTATCGTCCTGCCCTCCAATCGCCGTGCGGTGGAGCAGGCCGCGCTGGTGCTTCGCAACCTGGAAGGGAGGCAGAACTAA
- a CDS encoding DUF1116 domain-containing protein produces MSILQEKVKVINIGLGSFARDLESAGVDVTNVDWHPAAGGDEEVLALLDKLAPLAEEIDAANKEALGRVLQAEPVLVDLGPAGEMIAGLPERTLLHAGPPLEWKEMSGPMRGAVIGAVLFEGWADSSEAAEALAASGQLNFVPCHHYDAVGPMTGMLSPSMPVFVVENTTFGNRAYCSINEGLGKVLRFGAYSQEVLKRLAWLRDEFHPLLKQAILEVGGIQLKNITSQALQMGDECHNRNKAASALLLRELAPIIAGLELPRETVTRALDFMRGNEHFYLNVSMAACKASLDPARGIRYSTMVTAMTRNGTDFGIKISGLDDQWFTAPALAVDGLYFPGYSAADANPDLGDSTITETFGIGGFAMASAPAIVKFVGGSPQDALEYSRSMYRITLGENSSYTIPNLNFRGIPTGIDLRKVLEEDILPALNTGIAHKDAGVGQIGAGVVNPPLACFKKALVAFVEAHLGEEDN; encoded by the coding sequence ATGTCTATTCTCCAAGAGAAGGTTAAAGTGATAAATATTGGTCTGGGTAGCTTCGCCCGGGATCTGGAGTCGGCAGGTGTTGATGTAACCAATGTGGACTGGCACCCTGCAGCCGGAGGGGATGAAGAAGTCCTTGCTCTGCTAGACAAGCTGGCGCCGTTGGCTGAAGAAATAGACGCAGCCAATAAAGAAGCTTTGGGGCGGGTGCTCCAGGCCGAGCCGGTGCTGGTTGACCTGGGACCTGCCGGAGAGATGATTGCCGGGTTGCCGGAGCGAACCCTGCTTCATGCTGGCCCGCCATTGGAATGGAAGGAAATGAGCGGCCCGATGCGAGGCGCGGTCATTGGCGCGGTACTGTTTGAGGGATGGGCGGATTCTTCGGAAGCTGCGGAGGCTCTGGCTGCCTCAGGACAGCTTAACTTCGTCCCATGCCATCATTATGATGCAGTCGGACCGATGACTGGGATGCTCTCGCCGTCGATGCCTGTGTTCGTTGTGGAAAACACCACCTTTGGCAACAGAGCATATTGTTCAATTAATGAGGGGCTGGGCAAGGTGCTGCGCTTTGGCGCCTATAGCCAGGAAGTCTTGAAACGGCTGGCTTGGTTACGGGATGAGTTTCATCCGCTGCTTAAGCAGGCGATTCTGGAAGTCGGCGGTATCCAGCTGAAGAACATCACCAGTCAGGCACTGCAGATGGGCGATGAATGCCATAATCGCAACAAGGCCGCATCTGCGCTGTTGTTACGGGAGTTGGCGCCCATCATCGCCGGCCTTGAGCTGCCCCGTGAAACCGTGACCCGGGCTCTAGACTTCATGCGTGGCAACGAACACTTCTATTTAAACGTTTCCATGGCTGCCTGCAAAGCCAGCCTCGACCCGGCCCGGGGGATCCGTTACTCAACAATGGTTACAGCCATGACTCGGAACGGTACCGACTTCGGAATAAAAATCAGTGGCCTGGATGATCAGTGGTTTACTGCCCCCGCCCTGGCGGTGGACGGGCTTTACTTCCCCGGTTACAGCGCCGCTGATGCCAACCCCGACCTGGGGGACAGCACAATCACCGAGACCTTTGGGATTGGCGGTTTTGCAATGGCCAGTGCCCCTGCAATCGTAAAATTTGTCGGCGGCAGCCCCCAGGATGCCCTGGAATACAGCCGGTCGATGTACAGAATCACTCTGGGAGAGAACAGCAGCTACACCATACCAAATTTGAACTTCCGGGGTATTCCAACCGGCATCGATCTGCGCAAAGTGTTGGAGGAGGATATTCTGCCGGCCTTGAATACCGGCATTGCTCATAAGGATGCCGGAGTGGGGCAAATCGGCGCCGGAGTCGTGAACCCACCATTGGCCTGCTTTAAAAAAGCCCTTGTTGCCTTTGTGGAAGCCCATCTTGGGGAGGAGGATAACTGA
- a CDS encoding amidohydrolase family protein: MLLKNCRLPDGRQVDIRLEGENIVEIASGLSGDEADTLDVKGKLVSPGFVDCHLHLDKTLIALDTPNESGTLDEAIKITRSRKSEFTKNEVKERARKTIERAIANGTTWLRSNIDIDPIVGLTGLEALLELREEYRDKVDMQLVAFPQEGINKSPGTLELMIEALKSGADVVGGIPAKDIEPELHITKVFDLAERFAVPLDIHTDESDNPADLTLVEIARQTMARGLEGKVAVAHCCSLAALPPNALEAILTEIAPAQLNVVSLPSTNLYLQGRGDSHRVRRGIAPVRALLDKGFTVAFASDNIRDAFNPFGTANLLQIGLMAAHGCHMGGVGDLNQVFTMLTTAPARIVGANTGLRPGAKADLVILDAESPVQAIIEQAPVLERIYRGVADGRWCY, encoded by the coding sequence ATGTTGTTAAAAAACTGCCGATTGCCCGACGGACGTCAGGTCGATATCCGCTTGGAAGGCGAAAACATCGTTGAAATTGCTTCTGGGCTCTCAGGAGATGAAGCGGATACCCTAGACGTAAAGGGCAAACTGGTCAGCCCCGGCTTTGTTGATTGCCACCTTCATTTGGACAAGACCTTGATCGCTCTAGACACTCCAAATGAAAGCGGCACTTTAGATGAAGCTATCAAGATTACCCGCAGTCGCAAATCTGAGTTTACCAAAAACGAAGTAAAGGAAAGAGCTCGCAAAACCATTGAAAGGGCGATTGCCAACGGCACAACATGGCTGCGCAGTAATATCGATATTGACCCGATTGTCGGGCTGACCGGACTTGAGGCGCTGCTTGAGTTGCGGGAGGAATACCGGGACAAGGTGGACATGCAGTTAGTTGCCTTCCCTCAGGAAGGAATTAATAAGAGTCCAGGGACTCTAGAACTAATGATAGAGGCGTTAAAAAGTGGCGCCGATGTTGTCGGCGGCATTCCTGCCAAGGATATAGAGCCGGAGCTGCATATCACTAAGGTATTTGATTTAGCGGAACGATTTGCCGTGCCTTTGGATATCCATACTGATGAGTCGGACAACCCCGCTGATTTGACACTGGTGGAGATTGCCCGGCAGACCATGGCCCGTGGTCTTGAGGGCAAGGTTGCTGTTGCCCACTGTTGCTCTCTAGCTGCTTTGCCCCCGAACGCCCTGGAGGCGATTTTAACGGAGATTGCTCCCGCCCAGTTGAATGTTGTTTCATTACCTTCCACCAATCTCTACCTTCAGGGGCGTGGCGATAGCCATCGGGTGCGCCGGGGCATTGCCCCCGTACGGGCGCTTTTGGATAAAGGGTTCACAGTGGCGTTTGCATCTGATAATATCCGGGACGCATTTAATCCTTTTGGCACCGCTAATCTGCTACAAATCGGCCTGATGGCCGCCCACGGTTGCCATATGGGCGGCGTTGGCGACTTGAACCAGGTCTTTACCATGTTGACCACAGCACCCGCCCGGATAGTTGGCGCGAACACCGGGCTTCGACCAGGAGCAAAAGCAGACCTTGTAATCCTGGATGCCGAATCACCGGTGCAGGCAATTATTGAGCAGGCACCGGTCCTGGAGCGGATCTACAGAGGTGTCGCCGATGGGAGGTGGTGTTACTAA
- a CDS encoding ring-opening amidohydrolase has translation MLNAKVFTVEMNAPDDVSGLKDLLDSGAIKPEEVLAVLGKTEGNGCVNDFTRGFSTMAFKQLLADYLDTSPKEVEKRVAFVMSGGTEGVMTPHATIFAQSEEKASAPAEPGLSIGVAFTRDFLPEELGTMTQVEEVAKAVEAAMAEARIDSVSDVHFVQIKCPLLTSERINDALKRGRKVVVSDTYKSMGYSRAASALGIALALGEVNKEQLADEKIASDWSLYSALASTSAGVELENCEIILMGNSRHSVSKYKIGHSVMEDAIDIQAVLAAMRDAGLEFAGLPTAEQMKRVVNVFAKAEADPTGYVRGRRNTMLTDSDINHTRHARAVVNAVVASVVGDPMVYISGGAEHQGPAGGGPVAVILEK, from the coding sequence ATGTTAAACGCAAAAGTGTTTACTGTGGAGATGAATGCACCCGATGATGTTTCCGGGTTGAAAGACCTATTAGACAGCGGCGCAATAAAGCCAGAAGAAGTCCTGGCAGTGTTGGGTAAGACAGAAGGGAATGGCTGTGTAAACGATTTTACCCGCGGGTTCAGCACCATGGCCTTTAAGCAACTGTTGGCCGACTATCTTGACACCTCTCCGAAGGAAGTGGAGAAGCGGGTGGCTTTTGTCATGTCTGGTGGCACCGAAGGAGTAATGACTCCCCATGCGACAATCTTCGCCCAGAGCGAGGAAAAAGCTTCGGCGCCAGCTGAGCCGGGTTTGTCCATCGGAGTCGCCTTCACGCGGGACTTCTTGCCCGAGGAATTGGGCACTATGACCCAAGTTGAGGAAGTAGCGAAGGCTGTCGAAGCGGCTATGGCCGAAGCTCGTATTGATTCCGTGTCAGATGTACACTTTGTGCAAATAAAATGCCCGCTACTCACTTCGGAGAGAATTAACGATGCTCTCAAGCGGGGAAGGAAAGTGGTTGTCAGCGATACCTACAAATCTATGGGTTATTCTCGAGCTGCCTCCGCCTTGGGCATCGCCCTTGCTTTGGGTGAGGTCAACAAAGAACAATTGGCAGACGAAAAAATCGCCAGCGACTGGAGTTTATATTCGGCGTTGGCATCCACATCTGCTGGTGTTGAACTTGAAAATTGTGAGATTATTCTTATGGGCAATTCCAGACATTCGGTGAGCAAGTACAAAATTGGCCACAGTGTGATGGAAGACGCCATTGACATCCAGGCCGTTTTGGCCGCTATGCGGGACGCTGGACTGGAATTCGCAGGCCTACCTACGGCAGAACAGATGAAGCGTGTGGTGAACGTATTCGCCAAGGCTGAAGCTGATCCCACCGGTTATGTGCGTGGGCGTCGCAACACAATGCTAACCGACTCAGACATCAACCACACCCGCCATGCCCGGGCGGTAGTCAATGCTGTTGTCGCTTCCGTTGTCGGCGACCCAATGGTCTATATCTCCGGGGGCGCCGAACATCAGGGTCCTGCCGGTGGCGGCCCAGTTGCTGTGATTCTGGAAAAGTAA
- a CDS encoding purine permease, with protein sequence MSDQEIKRVIQPVYDIEDNPPLKEGFPLAVQHILAMFAGNITAPIIVASMLGLAAADQTFLIQSALLAAAIGTWIQAGRRFKVGSSLPIVMGTSNAFIPTITGIASRFGIGAVLGAGFVGGIFELLLGGVMPKIRKLFSHLVMGIVVLTIGITLIPVGIRQAAGGNVDFGSATNLLLAALVLVTIILLNQFGKGFFRASAILLGIVVGYVAAIILGMVDFTSVAEASWVAFPTPFRYQWSFPPSAIIAMVMMYIVTAVETVGDVSAITMGGAGREATEEEATGAVLADGAASSIAAIFNAFPNTSYSQNVGVVTLTGVMSRHIVRLGAIILLAMSLLPKLAAVISLIPTAVLGGAAIIMFSMVASSGFVLLQRVQLNRRNLLIIAVSLGLGVGFNVVPSALDILPDGLRLIFAETGVATATLTAIFLDQTLPREE encoded by the coding sequence ATGTCCGACCAGGAAATTAAAAGGGTCATTCAGCCTGTCTACGACATTGAGGACAATCCCCCGCTAAAAGAAGGTTTTCCCCTGGCGGTGCAACACATTTTGGCCATGTTTGCTGGAAACATTACGGCCCCAATTATTGTCGCTTCAATGCTGGGGCTGGCGGCTGCCGATCAGACCTTTCTGATTCAGTCTGCCCTGTTGGCGGCAGCCATCGGGACCTGGATTCAGGCGGGGCGCAGGTTTAAAGTCGGCTCAAGCTTGCCGATTGTAATGGGCACAAGCAATGCGTTCATTCCTACCATAACGGGAATCGCCAGCCGGTTCGGCATTGGTGCGGTCCTGGGCGCCGGCTTTGTCGGCGGCATATTTGAACTACTTCTGGGCGGCGTCATGCCCAAGATCAGAAAGCTCTTCAGCCATCTGGTGATGGGAATTGTCGTCCTGACCATTGGTATCACCCTGATTCCCGTCGGTATCCGGCAAGCAGCCGGTGGTAATGTCGATTTTGGTTCGGCAACCAATTTACTGTTGGCTGCACTGGTTCTGGTAACAATCATTTTGCTCAATCAGTTTGGCAAGGGATTCTTCCGCGCTTCGGCAATTCTCCTGGGAATCGTTGTCGGTTATGTCGCAGCGATTATTCTCGGCATGGTTGATTTTACATCGGTGGCCGAGGCCAGTTGGGTGGCATTCCCCACGCCCTTCCGTTATCAATGGAGTTTTCCGCCCTCGGCAATTATTGCGATGGTAATGATGTATATTGTAACTGCCGTAGAAACCGTTGGCGACGTGTCTGCGATTACCATGGGCGGCGCCGGCCGGGAGGCGACAGAGGAGGAGGCCACCGGTGCGGTACTGGCCGATGGCGCAGCCAGCAGTATTGCTGCGATTTTCAATGCCTTCCCCAATACTTCATACAGCCAAAACGTCGGTGTGGTTACGTTGACAGGTGTCATGAGCCGCCATATTGTGCGGTTGGGGGCAATAATCCTTTTGGCCATGTCATTGCTGCCTAAACTGGCTGCCGTCATTTCATTGATTCCGACAGCTGTATTGGGTGGAGCAGCCATCATCATGTTCTCCATGGTGGCGTCCTCGGGATTTGTGCTCTTGCAGCGAGTGCAGCTGAACAGGCGTAATCTGCTGATCATCGCCGTTTCTTTGGGGTTGGGTGTCGGCTTTAATGTTGTTCCTTCGGCTTTGGATATTCTGCCGGACGGTCTACGTCTAATCTTTGCGGAGACCGGTGTGGCAACGGCAACTTTGACAGCAATATTCCTCGATCAGACGCTACCCCGGGAAGAATAA
- the arcC gene encoding carbamate kinase — protein MAKIVIALGGNAILRPGQKGTFDEQMANVRLTAEKIVQLVRAGDQVIVTHGNGPQVGNLLIQHEAGRNQVPALPLDVCGAQTQGQIGYMIQHALTEELNKLSIDKPVAAIITRVRVDENDPAFANPTKPVGPFFSVEHAKQRREAGEHWVEDSGRGWRRVVPSPRPVEIMELTTIEALAAQEGIVIAAGGGGIPVVQRDGGLVGAEAVIDKDLAGCRLAMDVQADMLMILTDVEKVAIDFGKPSQVDLAQIDLSEAQTYLDQGQFGAGSMGPKVQAAMEFVKTTGGRAIITSLVKAVEAVEGTAGTSIVK, from the coding sequence ATGGCAAAAATTGTTATAGCTCTGGGCGGGAATGCAATTCTGCGTCCTGGCCAAAAAGGTACTTTTGATGAACAAATGGCGAATGTGCGGCTCACTGCCGAAAAAATTGTTCAACTGGTGCGAGCCGGTGATCAGGTGATAGTTACCCATGGTAATGGCCCTCAAGTGGGGAACTTGCTTATTCAGCATGAGGCGGGACGGAATCAGGTGCCGGCGCTGCCCCTGGATGTATGCGGCGCCCAGACCCAAGGCCAGATTGGCTATATGATTCAACACGCGCTGACAGAAGAGCTAAATAAGCTAAGTATAGACAAGCCAGTGGCAGCGATAATTACCCGGGTGCGGGTGGACGAAAATGACCCGGCCTTTGCCAATCCCACCAAGCCGGTGGGGCCATTCTTCAGCGTCGAGCATGCCAAGCAGCGGAGAGAAGCAGGTGAGCACTGGGTAGAAGACAGTGGCCGCGGCTGGCGGCGGGTAGTCCCTTCACCACGACCGGTGGAGATCATGGAACTTACGACCATTGAGGCCCTGGCTGCCCAAGAGGGAATTGTAATTGCTGCCGGCGGCGGTGGAATTCCCGTAGTTCAGCGGGACGGCGGCCTGGTTGGGGCAGAAGCCGTAATCGATAAAGATCTTGCCGGCTGTCGCCTGGCCATGGATGTCCAGGCCGATATGCTGATGATACTCACGGACGTAGAAAAAGTAGCGATTGACTTTGGTAAACCTAGTCAGGTGGATTTGGCGCAAATTGATCTTAGCGAGGCCCAGACCTATCTGGATCAAGGCCAGTTTGGCGCCGGCAGTATGGGGCCGAAAGTACAAGCGGCGATGGAATTTGTCAAAACCACAGGTGGCCGGGCAATCATAACATCACTGGTGAAAGCGGTCGAAGCTGTTGAGGGCACCGCTGGGACAAGCATTGTCAAATAA
- a CDS encoding iron-containing alcohol dehydrogenase, producing the protein MLNFDYQNRTRIIFGKETHKDIGTVLKPYSNRVLLHYGGGSIKRTGVYDDVTTSLKNSGIEYVELGGVRPNPRLELVHEGIELCRQEGIDFILAVGGGSVIDSAKAIALGVNYSGDVWDFFMRKAEPGEVLPLATILTLPAAGSESSTSTVITNWDEKIKRGFGSEKIRPVFSIMNPELYFTLPDEQIAYGVCDMMSHIFERYFTNTLNTDLTDGLCETTLRTIMKNALLLKQDNKNYDAWAEVSFAGNIAHNGLLGLGREMDWASHAMEHELSAIYDVAHGAGLAVVTPAWMKYVYKTNMPMFVQFAVNVMGVEGSFRDPEAIVLEGIERLKEFFVKMGLPVTMQELGIKESDFELMAKKATGLAYGKETGIGGLRKLKWEDVVAIYQLAR; encoded by the coding sequence TTGCTTAACTTTGACTATCAGAACCGGACGCGAATCATATTCGGCAAGGAGACTCACAAAGACATCGGTACGGTGCTAAAACCCTATTCCAACAGGGTATTGCTTCATTACGGCGGCGGTAGCATTAAGCGCACCGGTGTCTACGACGACGTGACGACATCCTTGAAGAACAGTGGCATCGAGTATGTCGAACTGGGCGGCGTTCGACCCAATCCCCGTCTCGAGTTGGTACATGAAGGGATTGAACTGTGTCGCCAAGAGGGCATTGATTTTATCCTCGCTGTTGGTGGCGGTAGCGTCATTGACTCGGCCAAGGCAATCGCCTTGGGGGTTAACTATTCCGGCGATGTCTGGGACTTTTTTATGCGGAAAGCCGAGCCGGGTGAGGTTCTGCCCTTGGCCACAATCCTTACCTTACCCGCCGCCGGTAGTGAATCCAGCACCAGTACAGTGATTACCAATTGGGATGAGAAGATCAAGCGGGGCTTTGGCAGTGAAAAGATCCGTCCCGTCTTCAGCATCATGAACCCGGAACTGTATTTTACCCTGCCGGATGAACAGATCGCCTACGGGGTCTGTGACATGATGAGCCACATCTTCGAGCGTTACTTCACAAACACCCTTAACACTGACTTGACCGACGGCCTCTGTGAAACTACCCTCAGGACAATTATGAAAAATGCTCTGCTCCTCAAGCAGGATAATAAGAACTATGATGCCTGGGCAGAGGTTTCTTTTGCTGGTAACATTGCCCACAACGGGCTCCTTGGCTTGGGCCGGGAGATGGACTGGGCCAGCCATGCCATGGAGCATGAACTCAGCGCCATCTATGATGTGGCCCACGGGGCAGGTCTGGCAGTGGTGACCCCAGCCTGGATGAAGTATGTGTACAAGACCAATATGCCCATGTTTGTTCAATTTGCCGTCAATGTTATGGGTGTGGAAGGGAGCTTCCGGGATCCTGAGGCGATTGTCCTGGAGGGGATTGAGCGCTTGAAGGAATTCTTTGTCAAGATGGGGCTACCGGTAACCATGCAGGAGTTGGGCATCAAAGAAAGCGATTTTGAACTGATGGCGAAAAAGGCTACAGGCCTGGCCTACGGCAAAGAGACGGGTATTGGTGGCCTGAGGAAGCTTAAGTGGGAGGATGTTGTAGCCATATATCAGCTGGCTCGATAA
- a CDS encoding helix-turn-helix transcriptional regulator produces MKIARVENDLSQEQLAEIVGVTRQTIGMIESGNYNPTLNLCIAICKALGKTLNDLFWEEEE; encoded by the coding sequence ATGAAGATTGCCAGAGTCGAAAATGACCTCTCCCAGGAGCAACTGGCGGAAATAGTCGGCGTAACCAGGCAGACCATTGGCATGATCGAATCTGGCAATTATAACCCGACGTTAAACTTATGTATTGCAATTTGTAAAGCTCTGGGCAAAACCCTAAACGATTTATTTTGGGAGGAAGAAGAATGA